The Mauremys reevesii isolate NIE-2019 linkage group 1, ASM1616193v1, whole genome shotgun sequence genome segment TATTATCCAGTGGGTCTGGTAAGCATGGGCTAAAGTGGTTGAGACGAATagcttgttgtcctgggacacagagactgatgtataagagactctccttggggtatgACATTTAAACTcagattccaagatgaagggAGGTCTGGGGGCTTGGATGAGATTGAGGGTGTGGCTAGCTCACTGGATTTGTTACTTTACCTCACGCGGttcaagaatcaatccttccttcaagaagagctgatactaaatttacaaagctacccttttggaaggcaagggtcTCTAAGAGTGTCCAGTAGTACTATtggggccctaccatcaatcaaacccaaACCAGCCCCATGAGCCCCAAaaccccgccccttgaccccttaagcccAGCCCACCTATCACCAGAAGTCCCACCCttgggggtattacttccggggtcaaggtggACACATGgccggaagcaaagtgtgtcatctgacccctctaagaactcctcccgctgctctctaccaatcaggaggggtttcgtccccattggcctgccccaagaggtgatttgaccaatcaggggtgttccagggtggggtgacccatccggatgtggctcgtgtgacccctctaagaactcctcccaatgctctctaccaatcgcgatgggtttcggccgcataggaccacccccagagcagatttgaccaatcggtggtGTTCCGGGGTGGAGTGACCCGCCCAGATGAGGGTCTTGTCACCCTTCTAAGAACTCCAAccagcgccctctgccaatcagagcgcaacactatcaccccataagtcccagcgccggggcagaagaggccatcttttaccaaggatgcgtgctttagaaatcatggaaacatggGCTCCTTCACCATCCCTGTGAGCACTTTGGACATTGTTTTCGCCCCGAGGGCCTTTGGGCTTTTGTGGAGAAAGGGCTAGATCAGTGACAGTTCCCACGAGGGCTCTTTGACTCAGCCGTcgatggatacgccagaacccgaaacccaaattctcgtgaggcaccccaatgagcatgaaggcctctcaGTTTTCACCCCCCTAGAGGTGGAAGGCGAACACAGCTCGGGGGAGTCATCGGAGAAcgaggtgaatggaaaagacattgctcaggtaaatgaatgattaagaagtgactgttgatgatggggtgtaatgaggttaggaaccggggggtggggtggggctgtgtatgtttaaaaacaagcagtgggaacttacactgtttcttttctgaaaatctctcgacagcttgatgatgcctttctagaggagccagaggccctggacagcattacatcaagcagcgaagatgaaccaggctctccttgtttttgctcaatgccgatacaaattgttgaagaggactccgaGGATGACAGCTATGAGGAGTTTAGGAGGCTTGGCATGGAagtaactgagccagtgccacgtcgtgagcaTAAAATAGTCATGCGGACTATTGTacgtgttgctgtttatgctgtccttaatcccggccttagggaaaagctttctgaagattgtgagggccgtgtcatagatgTGCCAGCCCAACGGCGCCATGACTGTGCgacttggacttcagtagatctaaactgcaagctccggggcctgtgtgctgagctgtatttggaaagcttattaaacactgttcttgccataggttatgctatgcaatgtctgtgcctaacccaagaacatttagcataaggggtgaccttgataaatgctgtgcaatttagtgcagactctgaccgtgttttaaagaaaatgaccaaaccggAAGATGTCTGCGTCACAttattgacttgaactgggaccgtatagaacatggttgcaaccaaggtcctgtagtggcaccaaatcttatgtaaagggggtcatataaggggtctaagaccaggttatgggttgctggttatgattatgctgtctgtatgcatgtgtcattttgtagttgaagttatgaatattgactctatcctgtctgtatttcaaacttatgctgtgcttctgggtgacatcccagacgagTTGGTGTtgagctctgcttagcctgcttgatggcccattaaagaccatcagttacacaactgacccattgagagaaggcagatgcgccttgtaagtcagcaaagtatgcagggacttgtccatatgactccaaactccattttgcttgtaattttccacagtaaggacaaagaggtgttcttacacctggaaaagactataaaaggctgatgcctcatctccatcttgtcttcagtcctgcttcttacctctggagggcctttgctacaaactgaagctctgaacaaagaactgatgacccatcccagctggggatgtactccagagacttaatttaaacctgcagtttattctatcaatgctacaagcctgaaccaagaactttgccattactgtatgtaattgattccatttaaccaattctagctctcatctgtatctttttccttttatgactaaacctttagattttatagattcatagattcctgGATTCtcggactggaagggacctcaagaggtcatcgtgTCCAGTCCTCTCCCCTCATGGCAGGagcaaatactgtctagaccagccctgatagacatttatctaacctactcttaaatatctccagagatggagttttcacaacctccctaggcaatttagttCAGTGTTTAAcgaccttgacagttaggaacttttcccccactctaaacctcccttgctgcagtttaagcccattgcttcttgtttattCTTAGAGGCTAACTAAGGTGGACaagttttttccctcctccttatgacacccttttagataccagaaaactgctctcatgtcccctctcagtcttctcttttccaaactaaacaaacccatttcctTCAGCCTTCCTtcctaggtcatgttctcaagaccttcagtcattcttgttgctcttctctggaccctctccaatttctccactttttcagtacctgttttccctcaattacaaggtttcatcctgtgagtttatggacgatgaaaccgcgtgtgtgtcttggaagcaTGCAAAAGACCGGTACTCTGTCTCCGGCAATACCAAcgtcttcatagcctgtttcaccaccgcttTTGCCTGCTTAAAACTATACAATCTCCTAGAGAGgttgcaagagcggtgcctgtaccacgacactgtcttggtgatatttgtgaaaagggagagtgagtggaatccccctctgggggattatttaggggcAACAACCGGTGTTATTTTTAACCATCTTCTTAAACCATTTTCCATACCTTCAAAGAATGTGAAGGGTTAACAGCGGGTCTGGTATGTATAGTTCTGTGAAATTCTTGTTGTAACTCTTTAAAGTCAGGTAACACATCAATGTAGCAAAAGAtgttatgggctgtaaaatatctccacatcctagtttttaaagttctgttaaatcGCTCTACAACCCTTGCTTTAacttcattattagtaacaaGATGGTGAACTCCATGCCACTTTAATAAtctgcttaaaggtttgtttaaaaattcttccccccgatcggtttgtaatttttgaaGCACGCGACCTTTGCTGAAAATAGCTTGAAAGGCCCTGGATACTTCAACACCCGTCTTGTcttttaggcctaaggcccaggcatatttggatagaatgtctatcactgttaagatgtacttCGAACCGCTGCTGCATTTGGAGAACCGGTGCATATCCACCAAATTTGCCTGCCATTGcacatccacatctgaaacaatggtcttgtttcttttaaaacgtatttgagccggtttgtgtaaagtgaaaaaagaacaggagtccttgtgacactttagagactaacaaatttatttgagcataagcttttgtgggctacagcccacttcttcggatgcatgcagtggaaaatacagtaggaagatctatagatatacacagagaacatgaaacaatgggtgttaccatacacactgtcaGGAGAgcgatcagttaaggtgagctattatcagcaggagagaaaaagaactgtttgtagtggtaatgaaaatggcccatttccagcaattgacaagatgtgaggaactgtagtgggggaaaaaataagcatggggaaatagttttactttgtgtaatggcccatccactgccagtctttattcaagcctaatttaatggtgtccaattctcaaattaattccaattcagcagtctcttgttggagtctgtttctgaagtttttttcttgtaatattgtgacttttaggtctgtaatcaagtggccagggagattgaattgttctccgactggtttttttatgttataattcttgacatctgatttgtgtccatttattcttttacgtagagtctgtccggtttggccaaagtacatgggagaggggcattgctggcacattatggcatatatcacattggtagttgtgaatgagcctctgatagcgtggctgatgtgattaggtcctatgatggtatcccctcaatagatatgtggacagagttggcaacaggctttgttgcaaggataggttcctgggttcgtgtttttgttgtgtggtgtgtggttgttgtaggtttgggggctgtctgtaagagcggactggcctgtctcccaagatctgtgagagtgagggattgtccttcaggataggttgtagatccttgattatggactggagagattttagttgggggcagtggcggattaacaaatttgcagcccctaggccctcaaaaaattgctgtGCACCCCCCACCAGCaacagctcacctccgctcccccacggcaagcctggggggggggtggggaagaaggagaGTTGTTGCATGCTCGGGGGATGGCGGCGGTGgagcggagatgagctggggcggggagcggttcccgcccccacccccgggttactccccgcacccgcgatccgcagctcacctctgctccacctcctctgagtgggccgctactcacttctccctccctcccagtgcttttgcgtggcaagcctgggagggaggtggaaggagggaagcgcgGTGCACCTGGGGGATGAGGCGGGCCAGGGAttcggagaaggggcagagttggggggggtgaggaa includes the following:
- the LOC120380615 gene encoding uncharacterized protein LOC120380615, with amino-acid sequence MDTPEPETQILVRHPNEHEGLSVFTPLEVEGEHSSGESSENEVNGKDIAQLDDAFLEEPEALDSITSSSEDEPGSPCFCSMPIQIVEEDSEDDSYEEFRRLGMEVTEPVPRREHKIVMRTIVRVAVYAVLNPGLREKLSEDCEGRVIDVPAQRRHDCATWTSVDLNCKLRGLCAELYLESLLNTVLAIGYAMQCLCLTQEHLA